The genome window GACTACGATACTCGCCATGGTTATCGCGGTCCTGCCGAGGTTTTATGGAAACAGAATGAAACGGCTTGGACAGCAGAGCAGATTGTCGAAAAATTGAAAAAAATGCCTGTCTATGGGCCGTTAATGCCAGCTGTCGTGACATCTGCAACGGCTTCAGAAGCACAAGTGATGTTAGCTGATGGTTCGCAAATCCCCATTACAATGACCGGAGTGCGTTGGGCGCGTAAATTTATTTCAGATACTCAGCAAGGTGCCGCGCCAAGAGCCGTAAATGCAGTGATGCAAGTGGGTGAACAAATTTGGGTTCGAAAAGTTAAAGATAACTGGTGGTTAGGGCAAGTGCCTGATGTAAATGCTGCCTTTGTTGCTTTGAATCCGAATGACGGTGCAATTATTGCGCTTGTTGGTGGGTTTGACTTCAATATGAGTGAGTTTAACCGGGTTACCCAATCATTACGCCAAGTTGGTTCGAATATTAAACCTTTCTTGTATACCGCTGCGATGGATAAAGGCCTGACATTATCATCATTACTTAATGATGTGCCGATTAGCCGTTGGGATGCGGGCGCTGGTTCTGATTGGCGTCCTAAGAATTCACCGCCTCGATATGATGGACCTATTCGTTTACGTCAAGGTTTAGGTCAATCAAAAAACGTTGTGATGGTTCGCGCAATGAGAGCCATGGGTGTGGACTATGCCGCTGATTATTTGACTCGCTTTGGTTTCCCAGCGGAAAATATTAACCGTACAGAGGCGTTAGCGCTAGGTGCGCCATCATTTACACCAATGCAAATGGTTCGTGGATATGCCGTCATGGTTAATGGTGGGTATTTGATTGACCCATACTACATTTCGAAGATCGAAAATCATAATGATGAGGTTATTTTCGAAGCTAATCCTAAAATAGCATGCCCGGATTGTACGGATATTCCGGTGATCTATGGGGATACTGAACGCACTATTGCGAGCAAAGGTATTGATGATGAATCTACCGAAGAAGTTACACAATCGGGGGATGATGCCGTCATACAAGAGCCAACAATGGAATTAACAACGGCATCTAACCTAGGCGGGAACTCCGGTGACCAATATGCGCCTCATGTGATTAATACCCCACTCGCATTCTTAATTAGGGATGCGATGATGACTAATATCTATGGTGAGCCTGGTTGGTCTGGTACGGGTTGGCGTGCAGCGAGAGACTTAGGTGGTCGGCGTGATATTGGTGGGAAAACAGGAACAACGAATAGCTCGAAAGATGCTTGGTTCTCTGGCTATGGTCCAGATGTTGTGGCTTCAGCATGGATAGGTTTTGATGACAATAGGCGTACACTAGGTCGTGGTGAAGCGGGTGCTAAAAGCGCACAGCCAATGTGGGACGACTTTATGAAGTCTATTTTGGATGGAGTACCTGTGAAAACAATGAAGCCGCCAAAAGGGGTTATTTCTGTATCCATTGATAGCCGGACAGGTAAGTTAGGTTCTTCCCGTCGTGAGTATTTTATTGAAGGAACGGAACCGAAAGAACATGCTGTACAAGAGGTAGGCACGACAATTTCTACGGAAGGTGGGGCTAGCCAAGAGCTATTTTAAAATTATTGTTGGCTAAACTCTCTCAATTAGCACCCCATTGTTGATTTAAAACATGGGGTGTTTTCTATAGAGACATTTAATATATCAGGCGATTATGTGCCAATATTAATAATTGGTTATGGAAATCACATACAGCTGATACAATAATAAGTGTTTTTACTTACTACTTTTTAAGTAACGTTCTAGATAGAAAAGTGCGCTAATATTCCGAGCTTCGTTGAAATCAGGGTGTTCCAGTAATTCCATCATTCGAGATATTGGCCATAGCTCTTGTTGTAGTGGTTCTGGCTCATCTCCTTCGAGTTTTTCGCTGTATAAGTCTTGAGCGATAAGAATGTTCATTTTACTTGAGAAGTATGATGGTGACATCGTAAGTTTGGCGAGCTGAACAATGTGATTAGCGCCATAACCTATTTCTTCTTTGAGTTCACGTTGGGCTGCTTCAATGGCGATTTCACCGGGGTCGATAGCACCTTTGGGAAAGCCTAATTCATAGCTTTCAATTCCGACAGCGTATTCGCGAATGAGGATGAGGTTATCACCCATGATAGGAACAATAAGAACCGCTTCACGTTTTTGCGGGCCGCATTCTTTCATAGACTCGTTTTTCGCCATTACTAAATTCGAGGTCAACTGATTGAATGCTGAATAATTTTGATTGAGCAACATCTTGAATATTCAAGATTTTTGGTTTTTTTAACTCTGTCATAACGATTTCCGAACAGGATGAGTGAAATCTATTGCTAAAAGCATATTTCATTGATTTACGAGACGCGTTGTACTTAGTACTGCCCGTATTTTGAAATCACCGTACAACTATGACCTATATCAAAATAAAATGATAGATATTATCGAGTCGATAAAATGCTGTTAGTATAATCGTCGTTCAAAAATAGCACGGATGAATAAATAAAAAAATTTTTTACAAGATGTTGTAATTTAAAATAAAAATCCTAAATAGAATAGGAATTGGCTTATTTTTAGAAAGCCTGATGGTTGATATGCTTTTCTTATTCATTTTTCATTGGGGAAACAATGCTGAACCATGTCATTATAACGGCTATAATTGTTATTAGCCTGACTATAATGGCTTCCTTCCTATATTTTAGGCGGGGGCGGCGTTCTGGCGTCTATCAAATACCCTCTGTAGCGTCACCATCATTTAGAAAAATGATTGATTCAGATTACCAAACCATCTCTCAGTATTTAAATTATTGCTCTGCTGTATCAATAAATTCTTCTCAACATCCATGGCAAATCAAAAAAAATTCAACAATAGCAACAATTTGCCATTCATTAACGCGTTTTTAATTTGCGCCAAGAGCAGGGAAATAGCTGGCGTTATTTTATTGATACCATTGAAGTTCAGCTCCCTTCACAGCTTGAACCGTTTTTGCAACGCCAAAATGTCATGGATATAGTAGAAACAGACCACTTACCATTGATTATTTCAATGAATAGCCATTCGCTGAAAGATTTCAGTAGTGAATGGCAAACAGGCGTACCACTCGATTCAACATGGCCTGATGCGGCTATACAAGAACGTGGTCAACATAGTATTGAACGATTGAAAGTTCGTAAAGAGACGGCAGAAGAGCATCGATTACACAACGCCACAGGTTGGCTTGGTGCCGCGATTATTTGCCTAAGTTTTTTATTTGGTTATTTAACCCTCGTCTCAATCCCGTTATTACAGGAATCGGGGTTGGTGATTACAATGATTACGTTTGTTATTGGGTTACTTGTTCTCTTTCGCTCTAGGATGTTTCCTCGAAAATATCAAGATATTCAATGTATTCACGGTCAACCAAAGCGCTGGGAGCTTTATGGCGAGCTTGATAAAAAATATTCCACAAATACCTCTATTGCGGGTATTGATTTGCACTACCCCAGCCATTGGGCGAATTATTTAAAATACGAAGAAAACCAAGCCGTTAATATTGATTTTTATACGACGGGTGAGGTGGTTAGACTCGGTAAGTATCTTTCTTTGCATGAAGAAGAACGTTATTACCCATATAAGCGGTTCAAAAAGAATGTGTTGATGTTAGTTGGGGCATTATTAACGATGGCCTTGATATTTGCATATCAAACCGATGGGGTTACCGATAAAACTGGGTTTTGCTTGGTTAGGTGGTACAGAGAAAATTAAGGTTGAGGACCCTAAGGACCTCGTTTCCCGTCAGATCAAAATTGGGGATACATTAGTTGCCCAAGGTAAAGGGATGTGTTATCGCCCACCGAATTTTAATAAAGAAAACCAAGCACAATTTGTGCCATTTGATTGTTCGGGGATTTATTGGAATGATGTAAGTTTACTGACCGAGCCTCAATCTGAGGTTGTTGAACGTTCGATATCATTGCTTGATACCGTCAAAAGCCAATTGCATCCAGATAAAAACTCGGCAGGAGTTAATCCAAGATTACAGCGCGATATTATGAAGTCAGGGATGAATATTATCTTTGATTTTTCGGCTATCATTATGGGAACAGAACAACTGTGCCATAATTCTGATAATTGCCTAAAATTAAAAAATGCGCTGACTAATCTAGGAAGTACAGAGGATTGGCCTGCTTTAGTACAGAAAGCGTCGACTGGGAAATTAAAAGGGGCCCATGTTTTATTGCGTGCGGGTAGCGCTGAGGCCTTGGAAAACATTGTGGAAGACACCATATATGATTTTATCAAAACAGAATAGAGAAAGAAGTGCGTAAAATTAATAGTCCTCCTCCTGGAGGTGTTTTATTAATTAGTGATGAAAATAAGCCTTTAGTCGATTCGATACCGGGAGCTTCTTTTAATGAGTTATCGCCATTACAGCGTTGGCAAGAATTGCAAAGGTTATCAAATCTTCTAATCAATACACCGTTCAATATTGAAGGGGTCATTACGAGTTTATCAGTAGATGCTAATGGCACATTGCAAATTGTGTTGCATGAAGAGCCCAATGCAAAAGTGGTATCTCAGTATATACGTAGTGCGATTTTTATCCTATTTTTGTTAGTGTGTGCTTTGTTAAATGGTTCGTTGATTGTGCTACGTGTTTTGAATAATAAGAAGCGTTTGCGTAATATCACAGAATATTATGATAAATGCTTTGAGGCTAATCCCCCTTCCTATCGTCGATAGTATCATCCCGAAAATAGAGGGAGCCTCTTCTTAGTTTGATTCAGACTTATGTTGAGGAGGCACCATGAATCAATCCACTATAGAACCTGTTCGCCTTGATAAATGGCTGTGGGCTGCGCGGTTTTATAAAACGCGTGCAGTCGCCCGTGAAATGATTGAAGGTGGTAAAGTTCATTATAATGGGCAAAGAACTAAGCCCGGGAAGATTGTTGAGCTACACGGAATCGTTAAGCTTCGACAAGGTAATGATGAACGGACGGTTGAAATCATGCAAATTAGTAGCCAGCGTAAAGGCGCGCCGGAAGCACAGTTGCTGTACTGTGAAACCGTAGAAAGTATTGAACAACGAGAGAAAATGGCACAAGCGCGTAAGATGAATGCACTGACGATGCCACATCCAGAGCGACGTCCAGATAAGAAAGAACGGCGTACTCTATTAAAGTTTAAACAAACAAATTCTCATGAGTCGTCTTGATGACGGCCTGAGCAACAGCCCGAGCAATAGAGAGATATTATGGCAAACCAAGACTTACTCCACCGTTTTTTATTTGAGCAACATTCCGTTCGTGGGGAAATGATCAGTGTTGATGAAACCTTTGAACATATTTTAGAAAACCATGACTACCCAACAGCGGTGAAAGGTTTGTTAGGTGAGTTACTTGTTGCTACCAGTTTATTGACGGCAACGTTGAAGTTCGATGGTGATATTACTGTCCAAATTCAAGGGGATGGGCCGGTTAATCTGGCGGTTATCAATGGTAATAATTTACAACAGATGCGTGGTGTTGCACGTGTAGATGGCCCTGTTGTGGCTGGTAGCACTCTGAAGCAGATGATTGGTAATGGTTTTATGGTGATTACCATCACACCGAATCAAGGTGAACGTTATCAAGGAATTGTGGCGATCGAAGGGGATTCTATTGAAGAAAGCATTGATGCCTATTTTCGCCAGTCAGAGCAATTGCCAACCCGTTTATTCATTCGTGTGGGTGAAGTAGATGGGAAACCAAGTGCAGGTGGCATGTTGTTGCAAGTTTTACCAGCAGCAAATGAAACAAGCCATGAGTTCTTTGACCACTTAGTGCAACTGACAGCCACAATTAAAGGCCAAGAGCTGAGTTCATTGGATGTGAAAGAGGTTTTACACCGTCTTTATCATGAAGAAGATGTCACGTTATATGACCCACAATCTGTCGAGTTTCGTTGTACTTGTTCAAGGGAGCGTTGCGAAAGTACATTAGCGACGTTACCGAAGGAAGATGTTATCGATATTTTACACAAAGATGGAAAAATTGATATGGAGTGTGAATTTTGTGGCTCACATTACGTATTTATTGAATCCGATCTTCAAGGGTTAAATAATGAGCTAAATCAGCAACTTCACTGATACGATTTAGCAACCTAATTATGTGACAAGGGTGCAATTCTGCACCCTTTTTTTATAATTTTAAAGCATTATTACGTGCTCTAAGTCTCATTATGAATTAAAAAAAATTATACATTTTCAATTCTTTGATAGCAATCGCTGTTAATTAGTCGTAAAGAATTATGATCATCCGCAGATTAATTATGTTTACCAGGAGCAATATAATGAGCGCTAAAAGCATTACCCTGAAGGAACTTGAAAAGTACGGTATTCATGATGTAGCTGAAGTGGTTTATAACCCAAGTTACGAGCTATTATTCACGGAAGAAACTAAGCCAGGACTTGAAGGTTATGAGCGTGGAACAGTAACCACTTTAGGTGCTGTTGCGGTTGATACAGGTATCTTTACTGGTCGTTCACCAAAAGATAAATATATTGTACGTGATGACGTGACTCGCGATACTGTTTGGTGGGCAGACCAAGGTAAAGGTAAAAACGACAACAAACCGATGTCACAAGAAGTTTGGGCGGATCTCAAACATTTAGTGACTGAACAACTGTCTGGTAAACGTTTGTTTATCATTGATGCATTCTGTGGTGCGAACGCCGACACTCGTCTAAAAGTACGTTTCATCACTGAAGTTGCATGGCAGGCGCATTTCGTTAAAAATATGTTCATTCGCCCATCAGATGAAGAGCTAGTGGGCTTCGAACCTGATTTCATCGTCATGAACGGCGCGAAATGTACTAACCCGAATTGGGAAGCACAAGGTTTGAATTCAGAAAACTTTGTTGCGTTCAACTTAACAGAGCGCATGCAACTGATCGGTGGCTCTTGGTATGGTGGCGAAATGAAGAAAGGTATGTTCTCTATGATGAACTACCTGCTGCCATTAAAAGGCATTGCATCTATGCACTGTTCTGCTAACGTCGGCGAAAAAGGCGATGTCGCCATTTTCTTTGGTTTATCTGGAACAGGTAAAACCACACTTTCTACCGATCCAAAACGTAAGTTAATTGGTGACGATGAACACGGTTGGGATGATGACGGCGTATTCAACTTTGAAGGCGGTTGCTACGCAAAAACTATCAACTTATCTAAAGAAGCTGAGCCAGACATCTATGGTGCTATCAAACGTGATGCGTTATTGGAAAACGTGATGGTGTTGGCAGATGGTACAGTTGATTTCAATGATGGTTCAAAAACGGAAAACACCCGTGTTTCTTATCCAATCTACCACATTGACAACATTGTAAAACCTGTTTCTAAAGCGGGCCATGCAACAAAAGTTATCTTCTTAACCGCAGATGCATTTGGTGTGTTGCCACCTGTTTCTCGTTTAACGCCTGAACAAACGCAGTACCACTTCCTATCAGGCTTTACCGCGAAATTAGCAGGGACAGAGCGTGGTGTGACGGAACCGACTCCGACATTCTCTGCATGTTTTGGCGCTGCATTCTTATCATTGCACCCAACACAATACGCTGAAGTATTAGTTAAACGTATGGAAGCGGCTGGCGCGAAAGCTTACTTAGTGAATACAGGCTGGAACGGTACAGGCAAACGTATCTCCATCAAAGATACTCGTGCCATCATCGATGCTATTTTAAGTGGTGATATCGAAAAAGCGGACATGATTAAACTGCCTGTGTTCGATTTAGAAGTCCCAACAGCATTACCGGGTGTGGATACCAATATCCTTGACCCACGTAATACTTATGCAGACAAAGCGCAGTGGGATGAAAAAGCGCAAGACTTAGCAGAACGTTTCGTGAATAACTTTGATAAGTACACGGACACGCCAGCAGGTGCTGCACTGGTGAAAGCCGGGCCAAAACTGTAATTAGTTTTGTGAATCAATAAATAATAAAGGCTCTACCAATGTAGAGCCTTTTTTGTTGTGAAAATGATTATTCTGCGGATGGTAAGTCAAACAACAGGATTTCACTATCTTCACTTGCTTTGATGGTGAGTGCTGTTTCTTGCCAAATAGCTAAACCATCGCTGGTGGTTGCTTTTTGGCCATTGATTTCCACATTCCCTTTGACGACTTGAATCCATACAACTCGCTTATCAGCGACCGCATGAGTGTGTGTTTCATTTGCAGGTAATGCCCAGCGCCACAGTTCCATATCTTGATAAACTTTTAATGAGCCATCACGTGCATCCGGTGATAGCACCAATTGCTTGCCATCTTTGGAATCGAACCGTTTTTGCTCATAACGTGGCTCAATACCCGTTCTCTCAGGAATGATCCAAATTTGGTACAGGTGTAGCTCTTCTTCATTGCTTGGGTTGTATTCAGAATGACGAATACCCGTACCCGCACTCATAATTTGGAATTCACCCGCAGGGATTTGCTCCATATTGCCCATGCTGTCTTTATGTTCGACAGTCCCATTGAGCACATAGGTCAATATTTCCATATCTTTATGGGGGTGGGTTCCAAACCCTTGGCCCGCAGTAATAAAGTCTTCGTTAATCACTCTCAGTGCAGAAAAGCCCATAAATTGCTCATCATAGTAGCTAGAGAATGAAAAAGTATGCCAACTGTCGAGCCATCCATGGTTTGCATGACCACGTTCGTTTGCTTTGCGTAAATAAATCATCGTGTTCTCTCCTGTACGGATTTCAACCTTGGTTGAACTCGCTCTAAATGTATTGATGACAGTTTAACCAATTTACACACAGAGAAAAGTAGCTCCCATTAACCATAGGATCCAAAAAATTTGAACAAGATAGGTAGTGATTGCAGAGAATTGTGGGGTAAATAAAAAAATAGCCAGCGCAAGGCTGGCTAAAGTAAACACTGGAAGCAATGTGAGCAATGTCGTACCCCCTGCAAAAGGGTGACTAAGTAACCCTATCGAGGAAGTGATGATAATGGTTATCAATATCGTTTGTAAAGCATTATTTTTAACCAAAATAATATATCTTATAATTAAAACTGCAATTATATGATTTATATGAAATTAAATATTAACCATTATTTTTCAATGGATTAAGATTTTCTGGGCATCAATACAGGAGGATACGCTTAACGGAACAATTCCGTTAAGCGTCAGGTTAAGACTGAGTGTGTTTCCAGTCTTTTTTCTATTATTCTGTAAAAGGGAGAGGCAAGCTTTCCGCACATGCAGCTGCGGAACTCCATGCCCATTGAAAATTATAACCTCCGAGCCAGCCAGTTACATCCATCACCTCACCAATAAAGTACAGGCCAGACACTTTAAGCGATTGCATGGTTTTAGACGATATTTCGTGAGTATCAACGCCACCTAATGTTACTTCAGCTGTGCGGTACCCTTCCGTTCCATTAGGTTGTACCTGCCATTGGTGTAATGTGGTGTGCAACGCTTCAATTTGAGGATGGTTAAGCTGTTTTAGCGCACATTCAGGGATTTGCCCTTGAGCTTGTAATATCTCAATTAGCCGTTTAGGTAGTATTTTTGCTAAGGTATTTTTCAACGATTGATTTGGGTGCTGGTGTTTCTCTGAAGCGATAAAATCATTTACGGCAATATCGGGAAGTAAGTTAATACTTACGTACTCACCAGGGTTCCAGTAGCTGGATATTTGCAAAATGGCTGGACCAGAAAGCCCCCGATGGGTGAATAAAATATTTTCTTTAAATACGGTGCCATTTGCTGCTGTTACCGTTGCAGGGACAGAGATGCCTGAAAGTACCTGCAATGTTTCTAAAAGGGGTTTATGTAAAGTGAAGGGCACCAGTGCTGCTCGTGTTGGAATAATAGTATGCCCAAACTGTTCCGCAAGGCGATAGCCAAAGGGGGTTGCACCTAAACCAGGCATCGATAAGCCGCCGGTTGCAACGACAAGTGAGTGGGTACTTACTTGAGAGCCGTTAATCGTGACTAAAAAACCATCATCTATTTTGTCAACGGCAGTGACCTCACTGCGTAACTTAATAGTGATATTAGGTAGGTTACACTCACTTTGCAGCATATCGACGATATCTTGTGCGCTATTATCACAAAAAAGCTGCCCTAAGGTTTTTTCATGATAAGGGATATTATATTTAGCGACTAAGGCAATAAAATCCCACTGTGTATAGCGAGCAAGTGCTGACTTACAAAAGTGCGGGTTCGTAGAAATGTAATTACTGTGCTCTGTATACATATTAGTGAAATTGCAGCGTCCGCCACCGGACATCAATATTTTCCTGCCTAATTTTTTCCCGTTATCAACCACTAGCGTTTTCAAACCGCGTTTGCCAGAGTGTGAGGCACAAAATAAACCTGCTGCGCCAGCACCTAAAATAATAACGTCGAAATTTTTCACAATAAGTGTCTCTATATATGTTTGATTTTAAGCATAATTACATTGATAACTGGGATATTTTACGTCATCTCATCGAGATTGTAATGTAAAGCTTTGAGGAAGAACTGATGAAAACTATACAGGACGTATTATAATTAGAGAAATTCGTCTAAAAAAAGCAAACAATGATTATTTTCTGGAAATATCGTTAAAAAGTTTCAAAAATTCAGAATAACCTTGATTGCTGCAATTCATTGAAATATATGGAGTAATTGCTATGAGGTACTTTTTTGATGGGTAGTTAAATCAAAAAAAGGTTAGATTTTGCTTCCACCGCCAGCGTTTGTCACTGATAATGCGCCGCGTTCATGTCCAACATATAATGGCTTAACGTCTATGCTACATCTTTTTACAGGTTTAGAATTTCATACAGGTCTATTATTAGTTCTGGCACTGTTGTTTGTGCTGATCTATGAGGCTATAAATGGCTTCCATGACACCGCTAACGCGGTAGCAACGGTTATTTATACCAGAGCAATGCGGGCTCAGTTCGCAGTTGTCATGGCAGGGGTTTTTAACTTTTTTGGTGTCTTGCTGGGAGGGTTGAGCGTTGCATATGCCATTGTCCACCTCTTACCAACAGACCTCTTGCTTAATGTGAGCTCAGCTCACGGCCTTGCAATGGTTTTCTCATTGCTCTTGGCTGCAATTATTTGGAACCTTGGAACTTGGTACTTAGGTATTCCTGCTTCCAGTTCACACACACTTATCGGGGCGATAATCGGGGTGGGCTTAACCAACGCGATTGTGACTGATTCGTCTGTCGTTGATGCCTTGAATATACCGAAAATGATCAGTATTTTCATGTCATTAATTTTGTCTCCCGCTATCGGTTTTGTGATTGCCGGTTTGATGATTTTCTTTTTGCGCCGTTATTGGAGTGGCACAAAGAAACGTCGTCGTATTCACTTAACACCTGCGGAACGTGAGAAAAAAGATGGTAAGCGTAAGCCGCCATTCTGGACCCGTACTGCGTTGATTTTGTCAGCAGTTGGGGTGAGTTTCTCCCATGGTGCGAACGATGGCCAGAAAGGCATCGGTCTTATCATGCTGGTGCTAATTGGTGTTGCTCCAGCAGGTTTCGTTATGAATATGAATTCTAACGGTTATGACATCGCAAAAACACATGATGCGGTTGTCCACCTGCAACAATACTATGAAACACATAAACCAGCGTTAAACCATGCAATAGAAAATGCCCCGACCGTTGCAGTAAGTAGTGATGAACTCGGTGGTGAATTCCATTGTGATAGCACACGTACTGGCGCTATTTTAAATCAAGCGCAAACGATGCTTGATGGCATTCAAAGTTATGAAGAGCTGACGCCAGACCAACGTAACCACGCACGCCGTTTGCTGATGTGTATCTCTGATACTGCGAATGCGGTTGCAAAATTACCAGAAACCAGTTCCAAAGATGCCAGCTTACTGAAAAAACTCAGTAATGATTTGCTGTATACCGTTGAATATGCACCATTGTGGATCATTATTGCGGTTGCTTTAGCATTATCATTAGGCACCATGTTTGGTTGGCAGCGTGTTGCTGTGACCATTGGTGAGAAAATTGGTAAGAAAGGTATGACTTATGCGCAAGGTGTATCTGCTCAGGTAACTGCGGCAGTCTCTATCGGTGTGGCAAGTTATACTGGTATGCCAGTTTCAACAACGCAGGTTTTATCTTCTGCAGTGGCGGGTACGATGGTTGTCGATGGTGGTGGTGTACAAACAAAAACCATTAAAAGCATTGCGCTAGCATGGTTATTAACTTTACCGGTGTCCATTGTGTTATCCGGCGGTTTATACTGGCTATCGCTGTTGTTTATCTAGTCGCGCTAATTTTGGCTTCATACATGAGTATGGAGCCTTTAACAGTTACATGAACACAGTAATCTACATATACAAAATAGTGATGATCGAAAGGCCATCACTATTTTTTCATTAGAAAGTTACGATCATAGTTAACCTGTTATCAATAAATACGCTAAACTCACGATAACAAGTATGCTGAGCCTGCTTATCATCATGAATTGCTTACGGATTCGCTCACAACGCAAAATAACTTCAGGGTCATAATGTTCAAGGTATTGTTTGTTATTTATGTATCGAACTAACCGGAGTTGTTTGTTTAGCTGGCCGTGTGTAGTAAAAAAACCATTACCATCAACGGATTGATAAAGCAGAGGGTCTGAATCCCTTAAAATAGACAATAGAACACGAACGGAAGAAAAGTACCGCATCATATTTAAGATGCACAAAATGCATAATGCCCAAAACAATGCAATCATACTGAACATAATCCTCTCCTTAGAACCTAGCTCAAGCTCACAGCAATTGTCGCAAAGGAAATACAGCAGAAAAATTATACTTATACTCAGTTATTTTATTGTAGGATAAATTATTGTTTAAAAAAAGTGCAATTAGCGTAAATTTGTGATGACCTTTTGTTTATATTGAAGAAAATAAACCTGAGTTACTGAACTTTAATATCACAGTTTGCTGGGCAACTTTGTTGTTTTACTAAGCTAAAGAGTCTCCATAACTCGAATTTTTTAGGGCAATATATTAATATTGAATGAATGATGTTATTGTTTTATAAAATGTTATATGAAGTGATGATTTTAAGGTTAATCTGCTTAGATGTGATCAAAGCAACACTTAATAATCACAATTAGCAGGTATAGTATTCATAAAGATGTGGTGAAGGCATAACCACCAGATAATCAGCATTCGGAAGGAGTTTACTTATGGCTTACAAACATATTCTCGTTGCGGTAGATTTATCACCTGAAAGTAAAGTATTACTGGATAAGGCTGTCTCTATGGCAAAACCTTACGGGGCCAAAGTATCTATGATCCATGTTGATGTTAACTATTCAGACCTCTATACCGGTCTTATTGATGTCAATCTTGGTGACATGCAGCAACGTATTACTGATGAAACGCGTAATGCTCTGAAGGATTTGTCTGCAGGTGCAGGTTATGAAATTCAAGAAACACTCAGCGGTAGCGGTGATCTAGGCCAAGTACTGGTCGATGCCATTAAAAAATACAATATGGATTTAGTGGTCTGTGGGCACCACCAAGATTTCTGGAGCAAGCTGATGTCGTCTGCTCGCCAGCTAATCAATACAGTCCATGTGGATATGTTGATTGTACCACTAAATGATGATGAAGAATAATCCATATTACGCCATTTGAAATATTATTCACTAAAAACGCTTGCTT of Providencia rettgeri contains these proteins:
- the hslO gene encoding Heat shock protein 33, producing MANQDLLHRFLFEQHSVRGEMISVDETFEHILENHDYPTAVKGLLGELLVATSLLTATLKFDGDITVQIQGDGPVNLAVINGNNLQQMRGVARVDGPVVAGSTLKQMIGNGFMVITITPNQGERYQGIVAIEGDSIEESIDAYFRQSEQLPTRLFIRVGEVDGKPSAGGMLLQVLPAANETSHEFFDHLVQLTATIKGQELSSLDVKEVLHRLYHEEDVTLYDPQSVEFRCTCSRERCESTLATLPKEDVIDILHKDGKIDMECEFCGSHYVFIESDLQGLNNELNQQLH
- the pckA gene encoding Phosphoenolpyruvate carboxykinase [ATP], producing the protein MSAKSITLKELEKYGIHDVAEVVYNPSYELLFTEETKPGLEGYERGTVTTLGAVAVDTGIFTGRSPKDKYIVRDDVTRDTVWWADQGKGKNDNKPMSQEVWADLKHLVTEQLSGKRLFIIDAFCGANADTRLKVRFITEVAWQAHFVKNMFIRPSDEELVGFEPDFIVMNGAKCTNPNWEAQGLNSENFVAFNLTERMQLIGGSWYGGEMKKGMFSMMNYLLPLKGIASMHCSANVGEKGDVAIFFGLSGTGKTTLSTDPKRKLIGDDEHGWDDDGVFNFEGGCYAKTINLSKEAEPDIYGAIKRDALLENVMVLADGTVDFNDGSKTENTRVSYPIYHIDNIVKPVSKAGHATKVIFLTADAFGVLPPVSRLTPEQTQYHFLSGFTAKLAGTERGVTEPTPTFSACFGAAFLSLHPTQYAEVLVKRMEAAGAKAYLVNTGWNGTGKRISIKDTRAIIDAILSGDIEKADMIKLPVFDLEVPTALPGVDTNILDPRNTYADKAQWDEKAQDLAERFVNNFDKYTDTPAGAALVKAGPKL
- the yhhW_2 gene encoding Quercetin 2,3-dioxygenase; translated protein: MIYLRKANERGHANHGWLDSWHTFSFSSYYDEQFMGFSALRVINEDFITAGQGFGTHPHKDMEILTYVLNGTVEHKDSMGNMEQIPAGEFQIMSAGTGIRHSEYNPSNEEELHLYQIWIIPERTGIEPRYEQKRFDSKDGKQLVLSPDARDGSLKVYQDMELWRWALPANETHTHAVADKRVVWIQVVKGNVEINGQKATTSDGLAIWQETALTIKASEDSEILLFDLPSAE
- a CDS encoding flavoprotein, HI0933 family, with amino-acid sequence MKNFDVIILGAGAAGLFCASHSGKRGLKTLVVDNGKKLGRKILMSGGGRCNFTNMYTEHSNYISTNPHFCKSALARYTQWDFIALVAKYNIPYHEKTLGQLFCDNSAQDIVDMLQSECNLPNITIKLRSEVTAVDKIDDGFLVTINGSQVSTHSLVVATGGLSMPGLGATPFGYRLAEQFGHTIIPTRAALVPFTLHKPLLETLQVLSGISVPATVTAANGTVFKENILFTHRGLSGPAILQISSYWNPGEYVSINLLPDIAVNDFIASEKHQHPNQSLKNTLAKILPKRLIEILQAQGQIPECALKQLNHPQIEALHTTLHQWQVQPNGTEGYRTAEVTLGGVDTHEISSKTMQSLKVSGLYFIGEVMDVTGWLGGYNFQWAWSSAAACAESLPLPFTE
- the pitA gene encoding Low-affinity inorganic phosphate transporter 1; its protein translation is MLPPPAFVTDNAPRSCPTYNGLTSMLHLFTGLEFHTGLLLVLALLFVLIYEAINGFHDTANAVATVIYTRAMRAQFAVVMAGVFNFFGVLLGGLSVAYAIVHLLPTDLLLNVSSAHGLAMVFSLLLAAIIWNLGTWYLGIPASSSHTLIGAIIGVGLTNAIVTDSSVVDALNIPKMISIFMSLILSPAIGFVIAGLMIFFLRRYWSGTKKRRRIHLTPAEREKKDGKRKPPFWTRTALILSAVGVSFSHGANDGQKGIGLIMLVLIGVAPAGFVMNMNSNGYDIAKTHDAVVHLQQYYETHKPALNHAIENAPTVAVSSDELGGEFHCDSTRTGAILNQAQTMLDGIQSYEELTPDQRNHARRLLMCISDTANAVAKLPETSSKDASLLKKLSNDLLYTVEYAPLWIIIAVALALSLGTMFGWQRVAVTIGEKIGKKGMTYAQGVSAQVTAAVSIGVASYTGMPVSTTQVLSSAVAGTMVVDGGGVQTKTIKSIALAWLLTLPVSIVLSGGLYWLSLLFI
- the uspB gene encoding Universal stress protein B encodes the protein MFSMIALFWALCILCILNMMRYFSSVRVLLSILRDSDPLLYQSVDGNGFFTTHGQLNKQLRLVRYINNKQYLEHYDPEVILRCERIRKQFMMISRLSILVIVSLAYLLITG